The Podospora pseudopauciseta strain CBS 411.78 chromosome 2 map unlocalized CBS411.78m_2, whole genome shotgun sequence genome has a window encoding:
- a CDS encoding uncharacterized protein (EggNog:ENOG503NVU6; COG:E) encodes MSNTGRDSPAPAPIPQVSTSPGSFRARSFVGSIPRASSTARLASPARPYNGYGTPPAAQTSPPLGDKGDSDSLAPLPGPGSHAAGPGISALAAALSQSIGTSPPRFGTPPVRALSPVPNRSLSPAPGAAPFPASGTSPYHGSFDAKRNYSGAYEDPEIVKRHLVQPGDAGSDDGSRKLSDGSKGKQPAEDDFDDEFSSLKLQGGDITRPIYKWTEEVEQRNKMQRSKSFSTPRPDPENETLDINTIKVPGGFRRNFLRRAAGDGPVNPDDTEYGAGPSDRQQPPKLFTNSFLEFLSLYGHFAGEELEEDDEVLKPGEYFTSGSESNLFDDDTEDEHEPMEDSALLPPSRRKRRRKERGGSGTNSPMGAALLLLKSFVGTGVLFLPRAYLNGGMLFSNLVLLFVAALSYYCFVLLVNTRLRVEGSFGDIGGILYGKWMRNLILFSIVLSQIGFVAAYIVFTSENLQAFILAVTDCKTHIPITWLIVMQMVIFLPFSLLRDIGKLGFTALIADAFILIGLAYLFYYDILTLNTQGLADIVMFNQKDWTLFIGTAIFTFEGIGLIIPIQESMRNPTKFPKVMGIVMIIITTLFVVMGAVSYAAYGSKTETVVLLNLPQDDKMVNGVQFLYSLAILLSTPLQIFPAIRITENALFTKSGKYNPYIKWQKNVFRFFVVAFCALIAWGGADSLDKFVALVGNFACIPLVYIYPPMLHYKAVAKTAFRKWSDILLCIFGFVAMAYTTSLTVMSWASGSEGGGAPGYCDSKGHAF; translated from the exons ATGTCAAATACCGGAAGGGAttctccggctccggctcctaTACCTCAAGTCTCGACTTCACCCGGCTCGTTTCGTGCCAGGTCTTTCGTTGGCTCGATCCCACGCGCATCATCCACTGCTCGACTTGCCTCACCGGCTCGCCCATACAATGGCTATGGCACACCTCCTGCCGCgcaaacctcaccaccactagGTGATAAGGGAGATTCAGACAGTTTGGCGCCTCTGCCTGGGCCTGGCTCGCACGCTGCTGGCCCAGGTATCTCGGCGCTGGCTGCGGCATTGTCCCAGTCAATAGGCACTTCACCACCGCGTTTCGGCACGCCTCCTGTTCGAGCCCTTTCGCCCGTCCCGAACCGCTCCctttctcctgctcctgggGCAGCGCCATTCCCAGCGTCGGGTACTTCGCCATATCATGGCTCCTTTGACGCAAAGCGGAATTATTCCGGTGCGTATGAGGACCCCGAAATTGTCAAGAGGCACTTGGTTCAGCCAGGCGATGCTGGGTCCGATGACGGGTCGAGGAAACTCAGCGATGGCTCCAAGGGAAAACAGCCGGCAGAAGAtgactttgacgacgagTTTTCCAGTTTGAAACTGCAGGGCGGTGACATCACTAGGCCAATATACAAATGGACCGAAGAGGTGGAACAGCGAAACAAGATGCAGCGCAGCAAGAGTTTCAGCACACCGCGGCCGGATCCTGAAAACGAGACGCTTgatatcaacaccatcaaggttCCCGGAGGCTTCAGACGCAACTTCCTGAGGCGTGCGGCCGGGGATGGACCAGTCAACCCGGATGACACCGAGTACGGCGCAGGACCGAGCGACCGACAGCAGCCGCCGAAACTCTTTACCAACAGCTTCCTCGagtttctctctctctatgGCCACTTCGCCGGTGAAGAactcgaggaggatgacgaggtgCTCAAACCTGGCGAGTACTTCACGTCGGGCAGCGAAAGTAACCTGTTCGATGACGATACAGAGGACGAGCATGAGCCAATGGAAGACAGCGCTTTGCTGCCACCATCCCGgcggaagagaaggagaaaggAGCGAGGTGGCAGCGGGACAAACAGTCCCATGGGCGCggcgctgctgcttctcAAGTCCTTTGTGGGAACTGGTGTTCTATTCCTGCCTCGTGCCTACCTCAATGGTGGCATGCTCTTCAGCAACTTGGTTCTGCTGTTTGTAGCCGCTCTGAGCTACTACTGCTTTGTTTTGCTCGTCAATACGAGATTAAGGGTCGAGGGCTCGTTTGGTGATATTGGTGGCATTCTCTACGGCAAATGGATGAGGAATCTCATCCTCTTCTCGATCGTTTTGAGCCAGATCGGCTTCGTTGCTGCTTACATCGTCTTCACCTCAGAGAACTTGCAGGCATTCATCTTGGCTGTGACGGATTGCAAGACGCACATTCCGATCACCTGGCTGATTGTCATGCAGATGGTGATCTTTTTGCCATTCTCTCTGCTTCGCGATATTGGAAAGCTGGGTTTCACGGCTCTCATCGCCGACgccttcatcctcatcggtCTGGCCTATCTGTTTTACTACGACATTCTGACACTCAACACCCAAGGTTTGGCAGACATTGTCATGTTCAACCAGAAAGACTGGACCCTCTTCATCGGCACGGCCATTTTCACCTTTGAGGGCATTGGTCttatcatccccatccagGAATCCATGCGCAACCCTACCAAGTTCCCCAAGGTCATGGGTATCGTGATGATTATCATCACCACTCTCTTTGTCGTCATGGGCGCGGTTTCGTATGCCGCCTACGGATCCAAGACTGAGACGGTGGTGTTGCTCAACCTTCCGCAGGACGACAAGATGGTCAACGGTGTACAGTTCTTGTATTCATTGGCTATTCTGCTTTCGACTCCCCTCCAGATCTTCCCGGCCATCAGAATCACGGAGAATGCGCTCTTCACCAAGAGCGGCAAGTACAACCCGTATATCAAGTGGCAGAAGAACGTGTTCCGCTTCTTCGTGGTGGCGTTCTGCGCTCTGATCGCCTGGGGAGGAGCCGACAGTCTGGACAAGTTTGTGGCGCTCGTTGGTAACTTTGCCTGCATCCCGCTGGTGTACATCTATCCT CCGATGTTGCACTACAAGGCAGTGGCCAAGACGGCGTTCCGCAAGTGGTCCGATATCCTGCTCTGCATCTTTGGATTCGTGGCCATGGCCTACACCACCAGCTTGACGGTCATGAGCTGGGCCTCGGGATCCGAAGGAGGCGGTGCTCCGGGTTACTGTGACTCGAAGGGGCACGCCTTCTGA
- the RPB11 gene encoding DNA-directed RNA polymerase II core subunit (EggNog:ENOG503P5DE; BUSCO:EOG0926591L; COG:K), with amino-acid sequence MNAPDRFELFLLGEGEKKIAETVVNSIPNCSDFLMKKEDHTIGNLLAEHLKKDPQVMFAAYKIGHPNVPEVLLRIQTNGDINPREALVKILKQLVAAYGQLGREFQKELALRQYADQGEGAGGV; translated from the exons ATGAACGCCCCAGACAG ATTCGAACTTTTCCTCTTGGGAGAAGGCGAGAAGAAGATCGCCGAGACGGTGGTGAACA GCATTCCCAATTGCTCCGACTTTCTCATGAAAAAGGAGGACCACACGATCGGCAACCTGCTCGCGGAGCATCTGAAGAAGGATCCGCAGGTCATGTTTGCTGCTTACAAGA TTGGACATCCTAACGTCCCCGAGGTGCTGCTTCGCATCCAGACCAACGGCGACATCAACCCCCGCGAGGCGCTCGTCAAGATCCTCAAACAGCTTGTTGCTGCGTATGGGCAGTTGGGCAGGGAGTTTCAGAAGGAGTTGGCGCTGAGGCAGTATGCGGatcagggggagggggctgggggggttTGA
- the LSM5 gene encoding RNA-binding protein lsm5 (EggNog:ENOG503P554; COG:A), whose protein sequence is MDRPICNYRSTRQLQLKLAHLTQLLIASTQTHVQPSHIEPTNIKRDQDTETKMASQLLPLELIDKCVGSRIWVIMKGDKEFSGTLVGFDDYVNMVLEDVTEFDYSGNNTQLKKILLNGNNICMLIPGGEGPGGAGGSP, encoded by the exons ATGGATCGACCAATATGCAACTACCGAAGCACGAGG CAACTACAGCTCAAGCTCGCCCACCTCACACAACTGCTTATTGCTTCGACTCAAACTCATGTCCAACCCTCTCACATTGAACCAACAAACATCAAACGAGACCAAGATACAGAAACAAAAATGGCctcccaactcctccccctcg AACTCATCGACAAGTGCGTCGGCTCCCGCATCTGGGTCATCATGAAAGGCGACAAGG AATTCTCCGGCACCCTCGTCGGCTTCGATGATTACGTCA ACATGGTCCTCGAAGACGTGACAGAATTCGACTACTCTGGCAATAACACCCAACTCAAGaagatcctcctcaacggcaaCAACATCTGCATG TTGATCccaggaggagaagggccCGGCGGAGCGGGTGGTTCGCCATGA
- a CDS encoding uncharacterized protein (COG:L; EggNog:ENOG503NXUW) — MFSSIKSSSSNAVRRLVGNRYFYTTVRCAAGRGRMGRRNQQVWDSSRGVVFAGQSRGVTTSLMRPTEAGERTTVERETFEKSVEEGGEVAEERVEVKVEKVETVGVTGEEGQEKAEDGEKKVEGGEKEEKREEDVLTPPHTPLDYKIPDDIFLAAKKAPEGSPKSYWSYQMYRGPQNLRPKVHYCTTQTVAERVIQRYFLNEPVLGFDLEWMADALPWHGARKNVSLIQIASPTRIALFHVALYPKSKPLATPLLKKILEDPKITKVGVWIMGDAGKVQRYLKITPRGLFELSHLYKLVKYCESGEHSLINKKLVSLGKQAEEVLKLPLYKELDVRTSNWLQSLRLDQIIYSASDAYAGVQIYSMLNHQRLQLSPCPPLPHPAELKLPIELPDHTVLPPSTETDEIEMTPAEAVSDPKPTTTTTTTTTKKPRRSSTFKKEKHPLVREADMWLAQYFVSHPQPANATSATAVMPSHLRAYYIWHHNPEQSIQDICALLRDPPLQVATVENYIFKAIKRAGVQYDKARVIEMLEAKRRAAAPGAKFFEPEFLSKLKDEEEAAMEETVMEETRREDSVV; from the exons ATGTTTTCTTCGATCAAGTCCTCCTCGTCTAACGCTGTGAGACGTTTGGTGGGGAATAGGTATTT CTATACCACTGTGAGATGTGCTGCTGGAAGGGGCAGGATGGGTAGGAGAAACCAGCAAGTATGGGATTCTAgcaggggggttgtttttgctgGGCAGAGCAGGGGGGTTACGACTTCTCTGATGAGACCAACTGAGGCTGGGGAGCGGACaacggtggagagggagactTTTGAGAAGagtgttgaggagggaggggaggttgctgaggagagggtggaggtgaaggttGAAAAGGTCGAGACTGTCGGTGTTacgggcgaggagggacAGGAAAAGGCTGAagatggggagaagaaggttgaaggtggggagaaggaagaaaagcgcgaggaagatgtcctcacaccaccacacacacccctCGACTACAAGATCCCCGACGACATCTTCCTCGCAGCCAAGAAAGCCCCCGAGGGCTCACCGAAATCCTACTGGAGCTACCAAATGTACCGGGGGCCTCAAAATCTAAGGCCAAAGGTCCATTACTGCACCACCCAGACCGTCGCCGAGCGCGTCATCCAGAGATATTTCCTCAACGAGCCAGTGTTAGGATTCGACCTTGAATGGATGGCAGACGCTCTGCCATGGCACGGGGCGAGAAAAAACGTCTCGCTTATACAAATCGCGTCACCAACCCGGATTGCCCTTTTTCATGTGGCCCTCTATCCTAAAAGTAAACCCCTCGCCACGCCTCTTTTGAAAAAGATATTGGAGGATCCAAAAATCACCAAAGTCGGCGTTTGGATCATGGGCGATGCCGGTAAAGTGCAAAGGTATCTCAAAATCACCCCGAGGGGACTGTTCGAACTGAGCCACTTGTACAAGCTGGTCAAATATTGCGAGAGCGGGGAGCACAGcctcatcaacaagaagCTGGTCAGTCTTGGGAAGCAAGCcgaggaggtgttgaagcTGCCATTATATAAGGAGCTTGATGTTCGAACAAGCAACTGGTTACAGTCGCTGCGGCTCGATCAAATCATAT ACTCAGCCTCAGACGCCTACGCCGGCGTCCAAATCTACTCCATGCTCAACCACCAACGCCTCCAGCTCTCCCCctgccctcccctcccccaccccgccgAACTCAAACTCCCTATTGAACTCCCCGATCACaccgtcctccccccctcgaCAGAAACGGACGAAATAGAAATGACGCCCGCCGAAGCCGTATCCGATccaaaacccaccaccaccaccaccaccaccaccaccaaaaagcCACGGAGATCCTCCACCTTCAAAAAGGAAAAGCACCCCCTCGTCCGCGAAGCCGACATGTGGCTAGCACAATACTTtgtctcccacccccaaccggCAAACGCCACCAGCGCCACGGCCGTCATGCCCTCCCACCTGAGGGCGTATTACATCTGGCATCACAACCCAGAGCAGAGCATACAAGACATCTGCGCCCTGCTCCGCGACCCGCCGCTGCAGGTGGCGACGGTGGAGAATTACATCTTCAAGGCTATCAAGCGGGCTGGTGTGCAGTATGACAAGGCGAGGGTGATCGAGATGCTGGAAGCGAAAAGGCGGGCTGCGGCACCGGGGGCGAAGTTTTTCGAGCCCGAGTTTCTAAGCAAGttgaaggatgaggaggaggcggcgatggaggagacggtgatggaggagacgaggagggaggatagTGTTGTGTAA